Proteins found in one Massilia sp. H6 genomic segment:
- the paoA gene encoding aldehyde dehydrogenase iron-sulfur subunit PaoA — MPDFDPNRRQLLKASTAAVGGAAASGFAPQAVAAAAAQPTASTTPATMSILLRVNGTEHQLMVDPRITLLDALRERLHLTGSKKGCDQGQCGACTVLIDGRRTTSCLTLAVMQEGHDITTIEGLGTPTSLHPLQAAFIKHDGFQCGFCTPGQICSAVGMLAEVKAGMPSHVTADLNAAIEPGDMEFRERMSGNLCRCGAYSNIQEAIAEVAGMPGQAPSATPGAKQ; from the coding sequence CGATCCCAACAGGCGACAATTGCTCAAGGCCTCGACGGCTGCCGTGGGTGGCGCCGCCGCCTCCGGCTTCGCGCCGCAAGCGGTGGCCGCCGCCGCCGCCCAGCCGACCGCGTCGACCACGCCCGCCACCATGAGCATCCTGTTGCGGGTCAACGGTACCGAGCACCAGCTGATGGTCGATCCGCGCATCACCTTGCTCGACGCCCTGCGCGAGCGCCTGCACCTGACCGGGTCCAAGAAGGGCTGCGACCAGGGCCAGTGTGGCGCCTGCACGGTGCTGATCGACGGCCGCCGCACCACATCTTGCCTGACGCTGGCGGTGATGCAGGAAGGCCACGACATCACGACCATCGAGGGCCTGGGCACGCCCACCAGCCTGCATCCGCTGCAGGCAGCCTTTATCAAGCACGACGGGTTCCAGTGCGGCTTTTGCACCCCCGGCCAGATCTGTTCGGCCGTCGGCATGCTGGCCGAGGTGAAGGCCGGGATGCCGAGCCACGTCACGGCCGACCTGAACGCCGCCATCGAGCCCGGCGACATGGAATTTCGCGAGCGCATGAGCGGCAACCTGTGCCGCTGCGGTGCGTATTCGAATATCCAAGAAGCAATTGCCGAAGTAGCCGGCATGCCTGGACAGGCACCTTCTGCAACGCCGGGAGCCAAGCAATGA